Part of the Virgibacillus natechei genome is shown below.
TTAACGGCTTGTCGCTCCTTATACAGGAGCGTGGATTGAAATATTTACCAAATGTTTATTTTGTTCAAGTGTTGAAGTCGCTCCTTATACAGGAGCGTGGATTGAAATTGAAAAGTATAAGGAATATTTAGAAACAGCAAAAGTCGCTCCTTATACAGGAGCGTGGATTGAAATCCCTTTATTTGATAATCTTGACAGCAGAATTAGGTCGCTCCTTATACAGGAGCGTGGATTGAAATTTCTTGCAGATTCCTTTGTGGCAACTTGATAAAGTCGCTCCTTATACAGGAGCGTGGATTGAAATCAAGATTGTACCGTTACGGATGCAGAAAACGGCGGTCGCTCCTTATACAGGAGCGTGGATTGAAATCAATAATCCAGTTTGGCTTTCGGAGGATGCGGGGGAGTCGCTCCTTATACAGGAGCGTGGATTGAAATTCCAATAACGCCCATGAAGCTTATAAATATCACGGTCGCTCCTTATACAGGAGCGTGGATTGAAATTTCTGACGCTTTATTTTCTTACTCAATTTCTTATGTCGCTCCTTATACAGGAGCGTGGATTGAAATATCAAACAGATCATCTCGGAGAGGGAAGAGGAGAAGTCGCTCCTTATACAGGAGCGTGGATTGAAATTTGGGGTAATTAACAGTGAGCGTGAATTACCTAGTCGCTCCTTATACAGGAGCGTGGATTGAAATAAGTAAAAACTCATCGTATATTATCGTACAGACAGTCGCTCCTTATACAGGAGCGTGGATTGAAATCTCCTTTAATTAGCTATAAATATATAAATCTCCGTCGCTCCTTATACAGGAGCGTGGATTGAAATAAATGGATGGGGGTGGCCTGTATGCGAGTAGAGGTTGTCGCTCCTTATACAGGAGCGTGGATTGAAATCAATTAATGCCCTCTTGACCCGCTCTAATTTGTGTCGCTCCTTATACAGGAGCGTGGATTGAAATTTTGGTAATCTGAGCGAAATCCACACCGTTTTCTGTCGCTCCTTATACAGGAGCGTGGATTGAAATACACATGCTACCAAACATGCAAGAAGCTGTGGCAGTCGCTCCTTATACAGGAGCGTGGATTGAAATGCCACTAATTGCCCAGTATCGTCAAGGTGCGGTGTCCGTCGCTCCTTATACAGGAGCGTGGATTGAAATTGAAAGTAAAACCAATCAAAACGATAAATTACAACGTCGCTCCTTATACAGGAGCGTGGATTGAAATCACATGATCGCTACTTTTTGATCTAACATATAATGGTCGCTCCTTATACAGGAGCGTGGATTGAAATAATTTGGTGGTGTTGAATGGATAGTGTTAGACCGTCGCTCCTTATACAGGAGCGTGGATTGAAATATTAGTAGATGAAGAATTAGAAGATGAAGAATTAGAAGATGAGGGATATGTCGCTCCTTATACAGGAGCGTGGATTGAAATGTTAGAGGTATGGGTCTACCCTATACTCGTTGTGAGTCGCTCCTTATACAGGAGCGTGGATTGAAATTTTTTATCCCTGTCTTTGAACCAGTCGGGGACAAGTCGCTCCTTATACAGGAGCGTGGATTGAAATAATCTTTTTATTTCAGCAGAAACCTTACTATTTCGTCGCTCCTTATACAGGAGCGTGGATTGAAATACTGTCGGCTTGCTGTGAATCATAGTGAAATAGTTGTCGCTCCTTATACAGGAGCGTGGATTGAAATTCCATTCAACTCATACAAATACTCTGTGTAAGGCGTCGCTCCTTATACAGGAGCGTGGATTGAAATAAAATATTTCATTGTTTTTCCTCCTTGGTTTAAACGTCGCTCCTTATACAGGAGCGTGGATTGAAATCGACCAGTCCATGATCCAATTTGTGGTTCGGCCAGGTCGCTCCTTATACAGGAGCGTGGATTGAAATAGTAAGTAAGACAGAATATACTCGGGGGTGGCGGGTCGCTCCTTATACAGGAGCGTGGATTGAAATAAAGTGCGGATTAACAGCCTTTTGTATTACTGCCGTCGCTCCTTATACAGGAGCGTGGATTGAAATATCCGGCTCTCTACTAATGTTTTCAGCGATCTTGTCGCTCCTTATACAGGAGCGTGGATTGAAATATTTCATAGTCAACTTCATCACCTTCATAAATGAGTCGCTCCTTATACAGGAGCGTGGATTGAAATCTTTTTCTTGGCAGGAACATCATCAACTGCGTAGTCGCTCCTTATACAGGAGCGTGGATTGAAATCATTTAAGCAACCTCCGATTTCACTTTATTTTCGTCGCTCCTTATACAGGAGCGTGGATTGAAATTTTAAATTCCAGGTCTTCTGCTAGCTTTGAATAGTCGCTCCTTATACAGGAGCGTGGATTGAAATTTAAAGTTTCGCTGAACAGAAAAAGCTACCGCGGGTCGCTCCTTATACAGGAGCGTGGATTGAAATAAAAAACAGCAACCTAAGTACGTTTATGATGACGTCGCTCCTTATACAGGAGCGTGGATTGAAATATACAAACTACCTAAAGAAATGAAGACGTGACAATGTCGCTCCTTATACAGGAGCGTGGATTGAAATACCTCGAATGTCGTCTTGCTTACCCAGGGTGTTGTCGCTCCTTATACAGGAGCGTGGATTGAAATTCCAATTCCGCTTTTGTCTTCGGGCCATAATCTCCGTCGCTCCTTATACAGGAGCGTGGATTGAAATGCCAACTTTTTCAATCGTGCCACCTGCGTCGTCGTCGCTCCTTATACAGGAGCGTGGATTGAAATTACAACCCCGATTTGAAACGTTTCATGAATCGTGACGTCGCTCCTTATACAGGAGCGTGGATTGAAATACCATCTGGGATGAATCATTGATCAATAAAATCTAGTCGCTCCTTATACAGGAGCGTGGATTGAAATGAATTTGAATTAGCTGGCGCTGTACATGAAACTAAAGTCGCTCCTTATACAGGAGCGTGGATTGAAATTTGTTTGGTGATCGGCTGCACGCATTCAAATCCGTCGCTCCTTATACAGGAGCGTGGATTGAAATGTTTGAAGAATATGACGATCATGACGAATCGTCTGTCGCTCCTTATACAGGAGCGTGGATTGAAATTTGCTCTCTCCGATGTAGTTGTCTAAACCTGATGTCGCTCCTTATACAGGAGCGTGGATTGAAATTCCAGAACGTTTAACTTGTCGTCATCCACAAGCCCGTCGCTCCTTATACAGGAGCGTGGATTGAAATTACTATATCTGACATTTGGGATAAGGTCATGGGGGTCGCTCCTTATACAGGAGCGTGGATTGAAATTACGAATCGTAATATTTCTACTATTGTTTGTACGCGTCGCTCCTTATACAGGAGCGTGGATTGAAATCATAGCAGGTATCGTCATTGCGTATTTAGGTTACCGTCGCTCCTTATACAGGAGCGTGGATTGAAATCATGTCCAACCAATCGTAATTGTCCATCGGATCGTCGTCGCTCCTTATACAGGAGCGTGGATTGAAATTTTTTTCCAATCAAAATGTTCGGGGTAACTTCTGTCGCTCCTTATACAGGAGCGTGGATTGAAATAATTGCATGTTGTTTCCTGCTCTTATGCTTGCAATGGTCGCTCCTTATACAGGAGCGTGGATTGAAATTGTCTTCGGTTTATCCACTATAGGAACAATGAAGTCGCTCCTTATACAGGAGCGTGGATTGAAATTATCTAGGCACTAGCAAAGAAACAGTTTTAAAGGTCGCTCCTTATACAGGAGCGTGGATTGAAATTCGTCTAAATCATTGGTTGTCAACGCAAACACATGTGTCGCTCCTTATACAGGAGCGTGGATTGAAATACTCTAACGACCCTACAGGTCAAGCTGTTTGGGGTCGCTCCTTATACAGGAGCGTGGATTGAAATTCCAGAAGTGGCGAACATGGTAATTATCCTGCCCGTCGCTCCTTATACAGGAGCGTGGATTGAAATAACACAAATCATGTTAAATTTATTTCTCAAACGTGTCGCTCCTTATACAGGAGCGTGGATTGAAATCTAAAGCAGACCGCAATTCATCGTTTACATTTTCGTCGCTCCTTATACAGGAGCGTGGATTGAAATAATGTTCCAACGATTCAACGCTTCCATGGCATTGTGTCGCTCCTTATACAGGAGCGTGGATTGAAATTTTAATAACGATATCCAACTCCAGAAGAAACTAGAGTCGCTCCTTATACAGGAGCGTGGATTGAAATCATATCATGATGAACTTTGCTGAATGACTTCAAGTCGCTCCTTATACAGGATCGTGGATTGAAATGAATGTGGAAAGGGTATTGTTATGGAAGATATGAGTCGCTCCTTATATAGGAACGAGGACTATGTCAAGAGATAAATAAGGCACTATTATTAAGGTATTATTGGGTTCATTGTAAAATCAAATGCAACAGTTAAATAAAATAGAAAGCCACCGTGAAATCGTGTAGTATTAATGTTGACCAAGACAAATAAACTCACGGGGGTAATTCACGATGGCTCAGAGTAATTCTAGCACAAAAAAACGAACTTTTACACATTTAACCGATACAGAGAGAGGCGAAATTGTTGCTTATAAAAAAATGGGACTTTCACTTAGAGAGATAGCCAAAGAAACAGGTCGCCATGTTAGCACGATTACACGAGAACTCAAATAAGGCTCCGTGCAACAAATTGATACGAATCGAAAGTCTTCGCCTATTATCCAGACGCAGGCGCTCGCGTTTATCAGAACAATCGTGAAAATTGTGGTGCCCACTCCACTGCGATGAAAGCCTGGGAGTTTATAGGTTACACGGAGGATAAAATCTTACAGGATAAATGGTCTCCGGATGCAGTTGTCGGGTACGCAAAAAGACAGAAGGAATTCACATATATTCCCTCGACAAAGACGTTATATAACGTCTTTGTCGAGGGAAAGTTATCTATTTATTATATGTTATTTAAGCTTATTATACATTGCTCCTGAAGCTGCTTTAATTTTGTCCCTTATTATTTGGGTAGTTGATATTATCCCGCTTTACATAGGGCCGGCACTTGTCTTAGTACCTTGGGCATTAGTAGCAATGATAATTGGGAATATGGCCATGGGAATCCAATTAATCGTGTTAACGATAGTTTTATTAGTTGCTCGACGAGTTATAGAACCAAAAGTATTAGGAGATTCGATTGGCTTAGCCGCCTTGCCGACAGTTCTATCCATGTATTTTGGATATGTATTTGGTGGAGTGATCGGGCTGATACTAGGCCCATTTGTATATATCGGTTTCCAAACAGCAAAAGAAGCAGGGCTATTTGAAATGACAGCTAAAAACTAGAATAACCCACTACAGGACAGTCCTTTACGAAGGACTGTCCTGTTTGTTGTTTGCTCACGGCCATTTGTCCCGCGTCCGCATTCACTTGTTCCGCGCTCCGGCCATTTGATCCCGCATTCCGCACTCGCTCCCTAAGAAGCATTATATTATTGGATTCATGGACTGAAATAATATAATAAACAAAATAGATATACTATAAATTGGGAAAGGAGCCTAAAACCGTTGGCTAAAAAAAGAAAATCTACTTGGGCAGAAGCCAAAAAACGCTGTCGCCTAAACCAAGTTGATATACAAATGGCAAAGGAGCTTGGCATGACGCCGAAAAGCTTACTGCAAAATATTCCTTCTCCTACCCAGCAATGGAAAGCGCCAGTTAAAGTATGGGTTCGAGACTTGTACAAAAAAAGTTTGGTAGAGTAGTTGAGTGAAAAAATACATAGCATATAGTTGCCAGAAGAAGGAATTCGAGTATGATTGAGAGCCCCTAGGAAGGTATTAGGAAACATCAATTTGGATAAAACCATAAAAGTCACAAAGAGCTTCCTGAGCCTTAAGCTTATAGGAAGCTCTTTTAATTCACTTTTTTAATCGGCCAGAATAGAACACGCTTGGAAGAAGCGTAATGAAGGAGAGGTTTCTCATTCACGTTTTCCGGTAAAAAAGGAATCATGTCTTGTTTCATAATAGTAGCTTCAGCGTCATGAATTTTCCATTGACTATGATGAATATCCCCTCTAAATAGAGCCCCGCCTTTGTAGGACCATAAATAATACCTCTCGAGGAGCCAGTAAGTCAGGCTACCTTTTTCAGGGAAATAGGGTTCGGAAATCGGGTGGTAACTTCCTTTGAAAATAGCGTCTGAGCTCCCCCTGCGAGTCGTACTGTAATGACAGGTATCTGCTCTTTTCTTCATTTTCATTTTTGCATAAAAATAGGGTAATGTAGATATCCTTGCACCTAGAACAGCAAGAAGCTTATCGGCGTCCAAGCTGAAAAAGTAAACACCCTGTAACCCGTTCCGTCTCACATAGGTTCTTACGTTCAGTTCTAGAAATGAACGCAGAAAAGGGATTGGTGGCATTTTGCGAAGGCGCATATCACTTATTTTGAATGGAATAATCGTAATCCACGCTTCACCATCAAAGGTGTCTACTTCCAAATCCTCGGGAATTTGTTTCTTCATCACTTCCTTGGATACAGGTAAATGCATGAATAACAAATGATCCCACTTTTGCGTCATTACCCATGGTCCATGAGGCAAGGAATATTCACGATGTTTGGTGTTGTTTCGTATAGCTTTATACATTTTTATCTCCTGGCGATAGGGTTTTTAGTTTATATATTTTAGTATGATGAATGGCCGCAACTTTTATGCGGAATTCAGGTTTCTCATTATGGCTGGCTACTCTCTGAATTGTATTCACGATTCAACCGTTCATCGTTAACAAAAATTCGCAAAATAGGTATGATAAAAATTTCTATACTGTGTCTGCACTTTCCTTTAATCCTGTCATATGGTAATTACAAACGCCTAAAAAGGAGGAAAGTTAGATGGATTATGCAAGTTTTTTAAGACAAAGTTTATATTTACAAGGGCTTCCTATCTATGAGGCAGACCTTCCTTATATTCATCACATACTCTACACGATCAACGAGGCCGAAGCCCCTCTTAAAGCGTTTCCTGAATTAAACGTAGAAGTGCCGATTACGATCGTAGATAAGGAGTTGATGCTATGACGGAACTAGCCTTCTCAACCGCTACTGAGCTTGCGTCATTAATCGAATCGAGGAAATTATCACCCATAGAATTGACAAAAGAAATATTGAACCGCATGGACAAAATTGATCCAGCCATCAATGCATATATTACTCCCCTTCACGAATTAGCCCTCAACCAAGCAAAAGAGGCTGAAGATACCATCATGCGTGGTTTTTATAAAGGCCCCCTGCATGGAATTCCAATCGGTATTAAGGACAACTTTTATACAAAAGGTATACGAACTACGGTTGGCTCAAAACTTTTTGCTGATTTCATCCCTGATAAAAATGCTACAACAGTAGAAAAACTGTTAGGAGCAGGGGGAATTATGTTAGGAAAACAAAATATGCATGAGCTTGCTGCCGGGTCAACAGGTACCAATCCATTCTTTGGTGACACACGGAATCCATGGGACATTCAATACATGCCCGGAGGCTCAAGTGGTGGTGGCACCGCTTCTTTAGCAGCTGGGCTAGGCCCCCTTGCAACAGGAACAGATACATTTGGCTCTATTCGCTTACCTGCTGCCATGTGTGGTGTATACGGGTTAAAGCCGACTTATGGGCTTGTTAGCACCCATGGAATTTTCCCTTCAGCAATGTCATTAGATACTGCGGGACCAATGGCACGCACGGTTTCCGATTTGGCTTTGATGCTTCATTATATGGCA
Proteins encoded:
- a CDS encoding helix-turn-helix domain-containing protein; translation: MAQSNSSTKKRTFTHLTDTERGEIVAYKKMGLSLREIAKETGRHVSTITRELK
- a CDS encoding AI-2E family transporter translates to MQLSGTQKDRRNSHIFPRQRRYITSLSRESYLFIICYLSLLYIAPEAALILSLIIWVVDIIPLYIGPALVLVPWALVAMIIGNMAMGIQLIVLTIVLLVARRVIEPKVLGDSIGLAALPTVLSMYFGYVFGGVIGLILGPFVYIGFQTAKEAGLFEMTAKN
- a CDS encoding YqjF family protein; its protein translation is MYKAIRNNTKHREYSLPHGPWVMTQKWDHLLFMHLPVSKEVMKKQIPEDLEVDTFDGEAWITIIPFKISDMRLRKMPPIPFLRSFLELNVRTYVRRNGLQGVYFFSLDADKLLAVLGARISTLPYFYAKMKMKKRADTCHYSTTRRGSSDAIFKGSYHPISEPYFPEKGSLTYWLLERYYLWSYKGGALFRGDIHHSQWKIHDAEATIMKQDMIPFLPENVNEKPLLHYASSKRVLFWPIKKVN
- a CDS encoding amidase, encoding MTELAFSTATELASLIESRKLSPIELTKEILNRMDKIDPAINAYITPLHELALNQAKEAEDTIMRGFYKGPLHGIPIGIKDNFYTKGIRTTVGSKLFADFIPDKNATTVEKLLGAGGIMLGKQNMHELAAGSTGTNPFFGDTRNPWDIQYMPGGSSGGGTASLAAGLGPLATGTDTFGSIRLPAAMCGVYGLKPTYGLVSTHGIFPSAMSLDTAGPMARTVSDLALMLHYMAGYDSNDPTSLHVAIPNYNEDLTKEIRGMKIGIPTYYFEGLDPDVENLFKHAIETLQHLGAEIREIVIPELSMSTFSGYTIVTGEASNTHHEWLQNYSEDYSPDIRTFFLAGSLTDTPQYVRAQQARRKMVEAFDKAFEHVDIMLGPTIPITTPAFAENWVDQNLEVIRQIIPFTSPINLTGVPSLSVPMGLDRSGLPVGMQFIGNHLFEKRLLQVGNAWERVNPLSFSLEK